One genomic window of Corticium candelabrum chromosome 9, ooCorCand1.1, whole genome shotgun sequence includes the following:
- the LOC134184838 gene encoding uncharacterized protein LOC134184838, with the protein MAWVDYQKAYDSMPHSRLLQCFQIHKISPVLCKFFSFVMKSWRASMVLSCGNSMIKTRLMQTRRGIFQGDSISPLLFCMALNPLSKELNRTGYGYRMTTGHGETAKRQLISHLLYMDDLKLYGRNSDQLDGLLHTVLTFSDDIQMKFSLDKCAVAYFVNGRLSGHNSGVTVGKTNTINCLELGQVYKYLGVDESNCIQHSLMLERLRREYFRRVKVVLRTELYGQNKILAINWFALPVLNFLFWRHSLGVHGPAAARLTDQKAPLYARCLPSCCRHRPTVRSLQCWGRGYNRLSRHINLVL; encoded by the coding sequence atggcttgggtggactaccagaaagcctatgacagcatGCCACACAGTAGGTTGCTCCAATGCTTTCAGAtccataagatcagtccagtcttgtgcaagTTCTTCTCAtttgtgatgaagagttggagggcatcgatggtgctttcttgcgggaacagtatgatcaagacaaggcttatgcagaccaggaggggtattttccaaggtgactcaatttctccacttctcttctgtatggctctcaatcctctgagtaaggagttaaacagaaccggttacggctaccggatgaccactgggcatggtgagactgccaaacgtcagctcatcagtcatctactttacatggatgatctgaagctgtatggcagaaactctgatcagttggatgggttgttgcacacagttctcaccttctctgatgacatccagatgaagtttagtctggacaaatgtgctgttgcatactttgtcaacggcagactatctggacacaactctggagtgacggtaggaaaaacgaacaccatcaactgtctggaactgggtcaagtctacaagtacttgggtgtagatgagagtaactgCATTCAGCACAGCCTGATGctggagagactccgtcgtgagtacttccgcagagtgaaggtggttctccggactgagttgtatggtcagaacaagattctagccatcaattgGTTTGCACTACCAGTTCTCAATTTCCttttttggcgtcattcattgggagtacacggacctgcagcagctcgattgacggaccagaaagctcctctctatgcacggtgtctaccatcctgctgcagacatagaccgactgtacgctccttgcagtgttGGGGtaggggttacaacagattgagtcgacatatcaatcttgtattgtga